From a single Mycolicibacterium mengxianglii genomic region:
- a CDS encoding sugar phosphate isomerase/epimerase family protein, with protein MSTILVGSAPDSWGVWFPDDPQQTPYTRFLDEVAASGYQWIELGPYGYLPTDPEMLSDELAARNLKLSAGTVFEHLHQHDSWSAVWEQIEDVAKLTAAVGGKHVVVIPEMWRDPSTGAVLEDRDLTPEQWRRKTQGMNDLGKAMFEKYGVRAQYHPHADSHVDTEENVYRFLDGTDSEFVNLCLDTGHISYCGGDNLAIINHAPERIGYLHLKQVDPEVQAKVVAEDLPFGEAVKLGAMTEPPRGIPEMPPLLEAIEKLGIDVFAIVEQDMYPCEVDAPLPIAQRTRSYLGSCGVPSITF; from the coding sequence GTGAGCACAATCCTGGTGGGTTCCGCACCCGACTCCTGGGGAGTCTGGTTCCCCGACGACCCGCAGCAGACGCCCTACACCAGGTTCCTGGACGAGGTCGCAGCCTCGGGCTACCAGTGGATCGAGCTGGGCCCGTACGGTTATCTGCCGACCGACCCCGAAATGCTATCCGACGAACTGGCAGCACGGAACCTGAAGCTCTCCGCAGGAACGGTTTTCGAGCATCTACATCAGCATGACAGCTGGTCGGCGGTATGGGAGCAGATCGAAGACGTCGCCAAACTGACCGCCGCCGTGGGCGGCAAGCACGTGGTGGTGATCCCCGAGATGTGGCGTGACCCCTCCACCGGGGCGGTGCTCGAGGACCGTGACCTCACCCCCGAGCAGTGGCGCAGGAAAACCCAGGGCATGAACGACCTGGGTAAGGCGATGTTCGAAAAGTACGGTGTCCGTGCGCAGTACCATCCGCATGCTGACAGCCACGTCGACACCGAGGAGAACGTCTACCGGTTCTTGGACGGCACCGACAGCGAATTCGTCAACCTCTGTCTGGACACCGGCCATATCAGCTACTGCGGCGGCGACAACCTGGCGATCATCAACCACGCGCCGGAGCGGATCGGCTACCTGCACCTCAAGCAGGTCGACCCCGAAGTCCAGGCGAAGGTGGTCGCCGAGGATCTGCCTTTCGGTGAGGCCGTCAAGCTCGGCGCCATGACCGAGCCACCGCGTGGTATCCCCGAGATGCCCCCGCTGTTGGAGGCGATCGAGAAACTCGGCATCGACGTGTTCGCGATCGTCGAGCAGGACATGTACCCCTGCGAGGTCGACGCGCCGCTTCCCATCGCCCAACGCACCCGCTCCTATCTCGGGTCCTGCGGCGTTCCCTCGATCACGTTCTAG
- the iolD gene encoding 3D-(3,5/4)-trihydroxycyclohexane-1,2-dione acylhydrolase (decyclizing): MVSTAPMRPEKSPDAEPTVRLTVAQATIRFLSNQYVERDGERGKFFAGCFGIFGHGNVAGLGQALLQSEIAAAEAGAQPPLRYVLGRNEQAMVHSAVAFARQKDRLQTWAVTASVGPGSTNMLTGAALATINRLPVLLLPADTFATRASAPVLQELELPSSGDVTVNDAFKPLSRYFDRVWRPEQLPAALLGALRVLTDPVETGAATISIPQDVQAEAHDWPESMFAERTWHVARPLPERSVIDRAAQMIRTARKPLIIAGGGVIYSGATDSLAALCEQTGIPVGQSQAGKGSLPYDHRQSVGAIGSTGTTAANALATEADVVIGIGTRYSDFTSASRTAFGNPDVRFVNINVASLDSVKQGGVSVVADAREAIDALRAALDGYSVSDEYRARTGELAREWDDIVTEAYRVEDGMTLNQNQVIGLANTLSDPRDVVVCAAGSMPGDLHKLWRTRDRKGYHVEYGFSCMGYEVAGGIGAKMAEPDRDVFVLVGDGSYLMMATELVTAVQEGVKVILVLVQNHGFASIGSLSEALGSQRFGTAYRYRSDDGRLDGGKLPVDLAANAASLGAEVIRVQTAGEFTDAVKVAKASDRTCVIHVETDPLVPAPDSESWWDVPVSQVSTLESTQNAYRTYADWKKIQRPYLKPSDR; encoded by the coding sequence GTGGTTTCCACCGCACCGATGCGACCCGAGAAGTCACCCGACGCCGAACCCACCGTTCGATTGACGGTGGCGCAGGCGACAATCCGCTTCCTGAGCAACCAGTACGTCGAGCGCGACGGTGAACGCGGCAAGTTCTTCGCCGGCTGCTTCGGCATCTTCGGCCACGGCAACGTCGCCGGCCTGGGACAGGCATTACTGCAGTCCGAAATAGCGGCAGCAGAGGCGGGCGCCCAACCCCCGCTGCGCTACGTACTGGGCCGCAACGAACAGGCCATGGTGCACAGCGCCGTCGCGTTCGCCCGGCAGAAGGACCGGCTGCAGACCTGGGCGGTCACCGCCAGCGTCGGCCCCGGTTCCACCAATATGCTCACCGGCGCCGCACTGGCCACCATCAACCGCTTGCCCGTACTCCTCTTGCCCGCCGATACTTTCGCCACCCGGGCCAGCGCGCCGGTGCTCCAGGAACTGGAGCTGCCGTCCTCCGGTGACGTCACGGTCAACGACGCATTCAAGCCACTGTCGCGTTATTTCGATCGTGTCTGGCGGCCCGAACAGCTGCCCGCGGCGCTGCTGGGTGCCCTGCGGGTGCTGACCGATCCGGTGGAAACCGGGGCCGCGACAATCTCCATTCCGCAGGACGTGCAGGCCGAGGCCCACGACTGGCCGGAATCGATGTTCGCCGAACGCACCTGGCATGTGGCGCGGCCACTGCCGGAGCGCTCGGTCATCGACCGCGCCGCCCAGATGATCCGGACTGCCCGCAAGCCGCTGATCATTGCCGGCGGCGGCGTCATCTACTCCGGGGCCACCGACAGCCTCGCTGCGTTGTGCGAGCAGACCGGCATCCCGGTCGGGCAGAGCCAGGCCGGTAAAGGGTCACTGCCCTACGACCATCGGCAATCCGTCGGCGCGATCGGTTCCACCGGCACCACCGCTGCCAACGCACTGGCCACCGAGGCCGACGTCGTGATCGGGATCGGCACCCGTTACAGCGATTTCACCTCGGCATCGCGCACCGCTTTCGGCAACCCGGACGTACGCTTCGTCAACATCAATGTGGCGTCGCTGGATTCGGTGAAACAGGGCGGCGTCAGCGTGGTCGCCGACGCGCGTGAGGCTATCGATGCGCTGCGGGCAGCCCTCGACGGTTACTCGGTCAGCGATGAATACCGCGCCCGCACCGGTGAACTCGCCCGGGAATGGGACGACATCGTCACCGAGGCCTACCGCGTCGAGGACGGCATGACCCTGAATCAGAATCAGGTCATCGGCCTGGCCAATACACTCAGTGACCCCCGCGACGTCGTGGTGTGCGCTGCCGGTTCCATGCCCGGTGACCTACACAAACTGTGGCGCACCCGCGACCGCAAGGGTTACCACGTCGAGTACGGGTTCTCCTGCATGGGTTACGAAGTCGCAGGTGGCATCGGAGCCAAGATGGCCGAACCCGACCGCGACGTCTTTGTCCTGGTTGGCGACGGCTCCTATCTGATGATGGCCACCGAACTGGTGACCGCGGTGCAGGAGGGCGTCAAGGTCATCCTGGTGCTGGTGCAGAACCACGGCTTCGCCTCCATCGGTTCACTGTCCGAGGCATTGGGCTCGCAGCGGTTCGGCACCGCATACCGGTATCGAAGCGACGACGGCCGCCTCGACGGCGGCAAACTTCCGGTGGACCTGGCCGCCAACGCGGCCAGCCTGGGCGCCGAGGTGATCCGGGTACAGACCGCCGGGGAGTTCACCGACGCCGTCAAAGTTGCCAAGGCGAGCGACCGCACCTGCGTCATCCACGTCGAGACCGATCCCCTGGTGCCGGCTCCGGACAGCGAATCCTGGTGGGATGTACCGGTTTCACAGGTATCCACCCTGGAGTCCACGCAGAACGCCTACCGCACTTATGCCGACTGGAAGAAAATCCAGCGCCCTTACCTCAAGCCCTCCGACAGGTAG
- the iolB gene encoding 5-deoxy-glucuronate isomerase → MHSKLYIPARSAEPPFTVHVTPESAGWTESSLQVLELSGSIELRTDDTEVMILPLAGGGAVECGDTTFALSPRTSVFNGPSDMVYLGIDQPYRISGAGRFAICGARATRSFPNRRVAAADVAVELRGAGNCSRQVHNFGTADTFEADSLIACEVITPGGNWSSYPAHKHDENTPTQTALEEIYYFEFSPGPSETGTASRGFGYHRVYGTPDRPIEVLEEVRTGDVVLVPHGYHGPSVAAPGYHMYYLNVMAGPGAERAWKIVDDPEHTWLRDTWTDQDVDPRLPLHNPRGR, encoded by the coding sequence ATGCACAGCAAGCTCTACATTCCCGCCCGCAGTGCGGAGCCTCCGTTCACCGTCCATGTCACGCCGGAATCGGCCGGATGGACCGAATCGTCGCTGCAGGTACTCGAACTCAGCGGCAGCATCGAGTTGCGCACCGACGACACCGAGGTGATGATCCTTCCGCTGGCCGGCGGCGGCGCCGTGGAGTGCGGTGACACCACGTTTGCGCTGTCGCCGCGCACCTCGGTGTTCAACGGCCCGTCGGACATGGTGTATCTGGGCATCGACCAGCCGTACCGGATCTCCGGTGCGGGCAGGTTCGCCATCTGCGGTGCCCGAGCCACCCGCTCGTTCCCGAACCGCCGCGTGGCCGCCGCCGATGTCGCCGTCGAACTCCGCGGCGCCGGCAACTGCAGCCGCCAGGTGCACAACTTCGGCACCGCGGATACCTTCGAGGCCGACTCGCTGATCGCCTGCGAAGTGATCACCCCCGGCGGCAACTGGTCGAGTTACCCCGCGCACAAACACGACGAGAACACGCCCACCCAAACAGCTTTGGAAGAGATCTACTACTTCGAGTTTTCGCCTGGTCCTTCAGAAACCGGCACGGCCTCCCGCGGGTTCGGCTATCACCGCGTCTACGGCACCCCGGATCGCCCCATCGAGGTCCTCGAAGAGGTGCGCACCGGTGACGTCGTACTCGTTCCGCACGGCTACCACGGCCCGTCGGTCGCCGCACCCGGCTACCACATGTACTACCTCAACGTGATGGCAGGACCGGGCGCTGAACGCGCCTGGAAGATCGTCGACGACCCCGAGCACACCTGGCTCCGCGACACCTGGACCGACCAGGACGTCGATCCCAGACTCCCCCTGCACAATCCCCGAGGAAGGTGA
- a CDS encoding Cgl0159 family (beta/alpha)8-fold protein: MSEQTVESGTSVCRDYSEITDLRAADPAAVARAWDNRVTRPTMRGNGRLMIVAADHPARGALAVGSRPTAMNSRIDLLDRLRAALADPGVDGVLATSDILDDLLLLGALDDKVVFSSFNRGGLFGSAFELDDRMTGATAASTAAARMNGGKMLCRIDLDDPGTVATMAACAQAVDDLAAAGLVAMLEPFMSTRIEGKVRNDLSPDAVIKSIHICQGLGSTSAYTWMKLPVVDEMDRVMEATTLPTLLLGGDPTHPDRAFASWEKALALPSVRGLIVGRTLLYPPDNDVSSAVATAVAMVR, from the coding sequence ATGTCTGAGCAAACCGTCGAGTCCGGAACTTCCGTTTGTCGGGATTACTCAGAGATCACCGACCTGCGCGCCGCCGACCCCGCTGCGGTGGCCCGGGCGTGGGACAACCGCGTCACCCGGCCCACGATGCGCGGCAACGGCCGGTTGATGATCGTGGCCGCCGACCATCCGGCGCGCGGTGCGCTGGCGGTGGGTTCGCGCCCGACCGCGATGAACAGCAGGATCGATCTGCTGGACCGGCTGCGCGCAGCGCTGGCCGACCCCGGTGTGGACGGGGTCCTGGCGACCTCGGACATCCTGGATGACCTGCTGTTGCTCGGCGCCCTCGACGACAAGGTGGTGTTCTCCTCCTTCAACCGCGGCGGGCTCTTCGGGTCGGCGTTCGAGCTCGACGACCGGATGACGGGTGCCACCGCAGCATCCACTGCTGCGGCGCGCATGAACGGTGGAAAGATGTTGTGCCGCATCGACCTCGACGACCCCGGCACGGTAGCCACCATGGCGGCGTGCGCGCAGGCCGTCGACGACCTGGCCGCAGCCGGGCTGGTCGCCATGCTCGAGCCGTTCATGTCCACCCGCATCGAGGGCAAGGTGCGCAACGACCTGTCCCCCGATGCGGTGATCAAGTCCATCCACATCTGCCAGGGGCTGGGATCGACGTCGGCCTACACCTGGATGAAGCTGCCCGTCGTCGACGAGATGGACCGCGTGATGGAAGCAACGACGCTGCCGACCCTGCTGCTCGGCGGTGATCCCACCCACCCAGACCGGGCGTTCGCCAGCTGGGAGAAGGCGCTGGCCCTGCCCTCGGTGCGCGGACTGATCGTCGGCCGGACCCTGCTCTATCCCCCGGACAACGACGTGAGCTCGGCGGTCGCCACCGCGGTCGCGATGGTGCGCTGA
- the iolC gene encoding 5-dehydro-2-deoxygluconokinase — MTHTDTFDVLAIGRSGVDLYPLQIGIGLEHVESFGKFLGGSAANVAVAAARLGNRAALISGAGDDPFGRFVRAELARLGVDNRYVSTHDQYPTPVTFCEIFPPDHFPLYFYRKPSAPDLQITPAEIDQSAVRSARLYWSTVTGLSEEPSRSAHFTAWQARERAPLTVLDLDYRPMFWDSPAAATEQVQRALAHVTVAVGNREECEIAVGESNPHRAADALLDLGVELAIVKQGPRGVLGKTRHSSVTVAPNEVEVVNGLGAGDAFGGSLIHGLLHDWPLEKTLRYANAAGAIVASRLECSTAMPTAAEVAALAEQTAVEAANV, encoded by the coding sequence GTGACCCATACAGATACCTTCGACGTCCTCGCCATCGGACGAAGCGGCGTCGATCTCTACCCGCTGCAGATCGGTATCGGACTCGAGCACGTGGAGTCGTTCGGGAAGTTCCTGGGCGGCAGTGCCGCCAACGTCGCGGTTGCGGCGGCCCGGTTGGGCAACCGTGCCGCGCTGATCTCCGGCGCCGGCGATGACCCATTCGGCAGGTTCGTCCGCGCCGAGCTTGCCCGCCTGGGCGTGGACAACCGTTACGTCAGCACCCACGACCAGTACCCCACGCCGGTGACATTCTGCGAGATCTTCCCGCCGGACCACTTCCCCCTGTACTTCTACCGCAAGCCGTCAGCTCCCGATCTGCAGATCACCCCGGCCGAGATCGACCAGTCCGCGGTGCGCAGCGCGCGGTTGTACTGGTCGACGGTGACCGGCCTATCCGAAGAGCCGAGTCGCAGCGCGCATTTCACGGCCTGGCAAGCACGCGAGCGCGCACCGCTGACGGTACTCGATCTCGACTACCGGCCGATGTTCTGGGACTCACCCGCGGCAGCCACCGAGCAGGTGCAGCGTGCACTCGCTCATGTCACGGTCGCAGTGGGCAACCGGGAAGAGTGTGAGATCGCCGTCGGAGAATCCAACCCACACCGCGCCGCCGACGCGCTGCTCGATCTCGGCGTGGAACTGGCCATCGTCAAGCAGGGTCCACGCGGCGTACTGGGCAAGACCCGGCACAGCTCGGTCACCGTCGCGCCCAACGAGGTCGAGGTCGTCAACGGGCTCGGTGCCGGAGATGCGTTCGGCGGCAGTCTCATTCACGGGCTGCTACACGATTGGCCGCTGGAGAAGACCCTGCGCTACGCCAACGCCGCCGGCGCCATCGTCGCGTCCCGGCTCGAATGCTCCACCGCCATGCCCACAGCCGCTGAGGTGGCTGCCCTCGCCGAACAGACCGCAGTGGAGGCCGCCAATGTCTGA
- a CDS encoding GntR family transcriptional regulator, producing the protein MTTTLSVELDRSSPVPLYFQVAQVFEKAILDGQLKPGDRFENELALASRLSLSRPTTRRAIQELVDKGLLVRKRGVGTQVVQTPVHRPVELTSLFDDLARAGQEPATRVLEYHIGPVSEEIAVHLNLAADAEVVTMRRLRSSGGQPLAVMTNHLPAALAPDREELERAGLYQALRSRGVHIRLAHQRIGAKAADRDEARLLEEKPKAPLLVMNRTAFDDSGRIVEYGSHVYRASRYYFDTTLVDR; encoded by the coding sequence GTGACCACGACGCTGTCCGTCGAATTGGACCGTTCGAGTCCGGTGCCGCTGTACTTCCAGGTGGCACAGGTATTCGAAAAGGCCATCCTGGATGGACAACTCAAGCCTGGTGACCGTTTCGAGAACGAGCTCGCGCTGGCCTCGCGACTGAGCCTGTCTCGGCCGACGACGCGGCGCGCAATCCAGGAGCTGGTCGACAAAGGGTTGCTCGTCCGCAAACGTGGGGTCGGAACTCAGGTCGTGCAAACCCCGGTGCACCGCCCCGTCGAGCTGACAAGCCTGTTCGACGATCTGGCGCGGGCCGGCCAGGAGCCGGCCACCCGGGTGCTTGAATACCACATCGGTCCGGTGTCCGAGGAGATCGCGGTGCACCTCAACCTGGCGGCCGATGCCGAGGTGGTCACGATGCGTCGGCTACGCAGCTCCGGCGGACAGCCATTGGCCGTGATGACCAACCACCTACCCGCCGCGTTGGCACCGGATCGCGAGGAATTGGAGCGCGCAGGCCTCTACCAGGCGCTGCGATCCCGTGGGGTGCATATCCGGCTGGCGCATCAGCGCATCGGGGCCAAGGCCGCCGACCGTGACGAGGCTCGGTTGCTCGAGGAGAAGCCGAAAGCACCGCTGCTGGTGATGAACCGCACGGCGTTCGACGACTCCGGCCGCATCGTCGAGTACGGCAGCCACGTGTACCGGGCGTCGCGCTACTACTTCGACACCACCCTCGTCGACCGCTGA
- a CDS encoding LacI family DNA-binding transcriptional regulator — MTQTSGRPAPRHAARRPTMADVADKAGVSRTLVSFVLDGKPGASEDTRLRVLAAAEELGYRPDSAARLLARGRSRTLGVLIDVRELFEAELVTSIYPAAEEQGYDVLLSANLADRDESVPISALISHRCGALILLGPNSNADYLHTLSQRLPVVVVGRRLPDELTGVDLATVRTDDAKGIRQAVDYLVELGHRAICHVDGGHDPGSADRRRAYRAAMRAHGLAAQARVIPGAHNEDAGAAAAHSLLKDPELPTAVLAGNDRCALGLLDVFTRSGISVPEHLSLIGFDDSRLSDNPRIDLTTVHQDADGLARHAVRAAVSMLEQTAGGKPDHVLQPALVIRGTTAPPRGQRSTRVVSK; from the coding sequence ATGACGCAGACGTCCGGGCGGCCGGCTCCCCGGCATGCCGCTCGCCGACCGACGATGGCCGACGTCGCCGACAAGGCAGGCGTGTCCAGGACGCTGGTGTCTTTCGTGCTCGACGGCAAGCCCGGCGCCAGCGAGGACACCCGGTTACGGGTTCTGGCCGCGGCCGAAGAGCTCGGCTACCGGCCCGACTCGGCTGCCCGCCTGCTGGCCCGCGGCCGCAGCCGCACCCTCGGAGTGCTGATCGACGTGCGTGAGTTGTTCGAAGCCGAGCTCGTCACCAGCATCTACCCGGCCGCCGAGGAGCAGGGATACGACGTCCTCCTGTCGGCCAATCTGGCCGATCGCGACGAATCGGTGCCGATCAGCGCGTTGATCAGCCATCGCTGCGGCGCGCTGATCCTACTGGGCCCGAACTCGAACGCGGACTATCTGCATACGCTTTCGCAGCGCCTTCCTGTGGTGGTGGTCGGACGCCGCTTGCCCGACGAGCTGACCGGGGTCGATCTGGCAACGGTGCGCACCGACGACGCGAAAGGCATCCGGCAGGCGGTCGACTACCTCGTTGAGCTCGGGCACCGCGCGATCTGCCACGTTGACGGCGGCCACGATCCCGGATCCGCCGACCGTCGGCGCGCATACCGGGCGGCAATGCGTGCCCACGGGCTCGCCGCGCAGGCCCGGGTCATCCCGGGCGCCCACAACGAGGACGCCGGAGCCGCCGCGGCGCACAGTCTGCTGAAAGATCCCGAGTTGCCCACCGCGGTGCTGGCCGGCAACGACCGGTGCGCCCTGGGTCTACTCGACGTCTTCACTCGCTCGGGAATCAGTGTCCCCGAACATCTTTCGCTGATCGGCTTCGACGATTCCCGACTGTCGGACAATCCGCGCATCGACCTCACCACCGTGCATCAGGATGCCGACGGCCTGGCCCGACACGCTGTGCGAGCGGCGGTCAGCATGCTCGAACAGACTGCCGGCGGCAAGCCCGACCACGTACTGCAACCCGCCCTGGTAATCCGCGGCACCACCGCGCCGCCGCGGGGTCAGCGGTCGACGAGGGTGGTGTCGAAGTAG
- a CDS encoding sugar porter family MFS transporter, with the protein MAQPDNTSKPEAEQASGRFLTKLTVIATLGGLLFGYDTGVISGALLYMKDDLALSAFGEATVVSSLLFPGAAFGALFGGRVADRIGRKRTLLVCAGLFLIASIGCALAPNVQIMVAARIVLGLGVGAAAVTCPLYLAEMAPAERRGRMVTINELMIVTGQMLAFAMNALLDRLVHDPHVWRTMLAVAAVPAVALLVGMLVLPDSPRWYGLKGRLGEARDVLALSRTPQQAADEYALIVTHTHRMLKTTRTPFSVIRDVPWIRRVVLIGCGLAIVQQATGINTVNYYAPTILEESGLGVSAALVATIAVGVTSVVTTIIGIILLGFIGRRTMLLIGFAGVAAAQGALSLAFLMSESTLRSYVILACMVLFVGFVQMFIGTCVWLLLSEIFPLSIRGFAMGIAVFVLWCTNAIISFVFPLLNKSLGSTGTFGLFVAVNLVSLVFVYRLVPETKGTSLEELEERFEAQGSTVPVASV; encoded by the coding sequence ATGGCGCAACCGGATAACACCTCAAAACCGGAAGCTGAGCAGGCATCCGGGCGTTTCCTGACCAAGCTCACCGTGATCGCGACCCTGGGTGGCCTGCTGTTCGGTTACGACACCGGGGTCATCTCCGGCGCGCTGCTGTACATGAAGGACGACCTGGCGCTTTCCGCATTCGGGGAGGCCACGGTGGTCAGCTCCCTGCTGTTCCCGGGGGCAGCGTTCGGTGCGTTGTTCGGTGGGCGAGTGGCGGACCGGATCGGGCGCAAGCGCACGTTGTTGGTGTGCGCCGGCCTGTTCCTGATCGCCTCGATCGGTTGCGCTCTCGCGCCCAACGTCCAGATCATGGTTGCCGCACGCATCGTCCTCGGGTTGGGCGTCGGTGCCGCGGCGGTGACGTGCCCGCTGTACCTGGCGGAGATGGCACCTGCCGAGCGGCGCGGTCGCATGGTCACCATCAACGAACTGATGATCGTCACCGGGCAGATGCTGGCCTTCGCGATGAACGCGCTGCTGGACCGCCTGGTTCACGACCCCCATGTCTGGCGGACGATGCTCGCTGTGGCGGCGGTACCTGCCGTGGCCCTGCTGGTCGGCATGCTCGTCTTACCCGATTCGCCGCGCTGGTACGGCTTGAAAGGCCGACTGGGCGAGGCCCGCGATGTGCTGGCCCTGAGCAGGACACCGCAGCAGGCCGCGGACGAATACGCGCTGATCGTCACGCACACCCACCGCATGTTGAAGACCACCCGCACACCGTTTTCCGTCATTCGTGACGTGCCCTGGATCCGGCGGGTGGTCCTCATCGGGTGCGGGCTGGCGATCGTGCAGCAGGCGACCGGCATCAATACCGTGAACTACTACGCCCCGACGATCCTCGAAGAGAGCGGTCTCGGCGTGAGCGCCGCGCTGGTCGCGACGATCGCGGTGGGGGTCACTTCGGTGGTCACCACCATCATCGGCATCATCCTGCTGGGGTTCATCGGCCGACGCACCATGCTGTTGATCGGGTTCGCCGGGGTGGCCGCGGCCCAGGGGGCGCTGTCATTGGCCTTCCTGATGTCGGAATCAACGCTGCGCAGCTACGTGATCCTGGCCTGCATGGTGCTCTTTGTCGGTTTCGTGCAGATGTTCATCGGCACGTGTGTGTGGCTGCTGCTCTCCGAGATCTTCCCGCTCAGCATTCGCGGATTCGCCATGGGGATCGCGGTATTCGTCCTGTGGTGCACCAATGCGATCATCTCGTTCGTCTTCCCGCTGCTGAACAAGTCGCTGGGGTCCACCGGCACATTCGGCCTGTTCGTGGCGGTGAACCTGGTCTCGCTCGTCTTCGTCTACCGGCTCGTCCCGGAGACCAAGGGCACCAGTTTGGAAGAACTGGAGGAGCGTTTCGAAGCCCAGGGCAGCACTGTGCCGGTCGCATCGGTCTGA
- a CDS encoding substrate-binding domain-containing protein, which yields MKVQEGPQRRWVKFAGVAAAVTLLAACSSTGGKPEESGGDGSGGGSVDTPRVTIAMITHEVPGDSFWDLVRKGAETAAQKDNVELRYSNDPEAPNQANLVQTAIDSGVGGIAVTLAKPDAMAPAVQNAVSKNIPVVAFNSGLDSWQAMGIKEYFGQDEYIAGQEAGKRLAADGSTKAICVIQEQGHVGLEGRCAGVKNTFPATEVLNVNGKDMPSVESTITAKLQQDPAVDSVLTLGAPFALTAVQSAKNAGSAAKVSTFDTNSSLVEAINAGDVQWAVDQQPYLQGYLAVDSLWLYLNNGNVIGGNQATLTGPSFIDKSNIEAVAEYAKAGTR from the coding sequence ATGAAGGTGCAGGAAGGCCCGCAGCGCCGCTGGGTCAAGTTCGCAGGAGTCGCGGCTGCTGTGACCCTGTTGGCGGCCTGCTCGAGCACTGGCGGAAAGCCGGAGGAGAGCGGCGGTGACGGCTCCGGCGGCGGCTCGGTGGACACCCCGCGGGTCACCATCGCCATGATCACCCACGAGGTCCCCGGTGATTCGTTCTGGGATCTCGTCCGCAAGGGTGCCGAGACCGCAGCGCAAAAGGACAATGTCGAACTGCGTTACTCCAATGACCCTGAGGCGCCCAATCAGGCGAACTTGGTGCAAACCGCCATCGACAGCGGTGTCGGAGGCATTGCGGTGACGCTGGCCAAACCCGACGCCATGGCGCCCGCGGTGCAGAACGCGGTGTCGAAGAACATCCCGGTGGTGGCCTTCAACTCGGGCCTGGACTCCTGGCAGGCCATGGGTATCAAGGAGTACTTCGGACAGGACGAATACATCGCCGGCCAGGAGGCCGGCAAGCGGCTGGCGGCGGACGGGTCGACCAAGGCCATCTGCGTCATTCAGGAACAGGGCCATGTGGGCCTGGAAGGCAGGTGCGCCGGCGTGAAGAACACCTTCCCCGCCACCGAGGTGCTCAACGTCAACGGCAAGGACATGCCGTCGGTGGAATCCACGATCACCGCCAAGCTACAACAGGACCCGGCCGTGGACTCGGTGCTCACCCTCGGTGCGCCGTTCGCGCTGACTGCAGTGCAGTCGGCGAAGAACGCCGGAAGCGCGGCCAAGGTGTCCACCTTCGACACCAACTCGTCACTGGTGGAAGCGATCAACGCCGGCGACGTGCAGTGGGCCGTCGACCAGCAGCCCTACCTGCAGGGCTACTTGGCCGTCGATTCGTTATGGCTTTACCTCAACAACGGCAACGTGATCGGCGGCAACCAGGCGACGCTGACAGGTCCGTCGTTCATCGACAAATCGAACATCGAAGCCGTCGCCGAGTATGCGAAAGCCGGCACCCGCTGA